A stretch of DNA from Gottschalkia acidurici 9a:
ATGTATAAGTCCAAATGTTTGAAAACCGAAAAACATAAGTGGATATAGTATTGCGAGTGGAATAATCTTTTTAATTCTTTCTTTATTATAATCTACTTTCGTCCACTTCATTAGTACTGGTATTGAAATAGCTATAAAAGATGCAGTAAAGCGATGGGCTAATATATCTGTAGGATCACCATAGCCTAAAGCAATTTTCGTAAATAGAAATGAGAGTCCCGTTATTATAGCATAGGATATTGCAGCCATGTAGACTAGCTTATATTTATTATTATTCACTGTATTACCTCCTTCTCCTATAATTGTAAAAAACCATACCTTTTAAAGCTTCTAGAGTATGATTTTTTACCTTAACTTTATCTTCCTAATTCAATTATATTTTGAACAAGAGCCTTACATCTTTCACAATCTGTTCCTGCTCCTGTAATCTCTCCAACTTTGTCTACTGTATCAGCACCATTCTTAACAGCATCAATTACATCTTTAAGCATTACATTTTTACATCCACAAACTGAAGAAAGGATATAGTCAATTTCACTCTTACACCCTTCGCACTTATTACAAATTCCTGTCATTTCAGTTATTTCATCTAAAGTTCTTGCTCCAGCACACATTGCCTTTCTAATTGCTATGTACTCAACATTATTTGTAGTACAAATTACTTTATTTCCTGCCATCTTTTTTATTTCTCCTTTACTTTATATAATTATTATAATATTGCAAAATTCATAACTGTATTTTATAAATATATTTTAAAGTAAGTGTAAAAAACTTTGTTTATGAACTAGTTTTTTGTAATTAAATGTATGAAATAATGCATTTTTATAAATATTTATTGTATTCTTTCATTATATACTATAGTTTGGGTTTTATCTATAGTCTTAATTTCTAAGATACTAAATATCTATTAATCATGATTTTGTAATTTAATTCTTAATAGGAGAACTCTAATTTTCTTAATAAGTTGTAATATGTTTAATTATACTTATAAAGCATGAAAGACAGTAAATAAAATAATTATTTACCGTCTAAACATCTTCTAATTTGCCTTCTATCATTTTCATTACTCTATTCCCATAACTTAGTATCTCTAATTCATGTGTAATAATAATGACAGTAGTTCCTTTTTTATTTATGTCTTTTATCAACTCTAAAACTTCTTTAGTTGTTTCAATATCTAAATCCGCTGTCGGTTCATCAGCGATTAGTAGTTTAGGATCATTTATCAACGCTCTAGCTATAAGCATTCTC
This window harbors:
- a CDS encoding (2Fe-2S)-binding protein; translation: MAGNKVICTTNNVEYIAIRKAMCAGARTLDEITEMTGICNKCEGCKSEIDYILSSVCGCKNVMLKDVIDAVKNGADTVDKVGEITGAGTDCERCKALVQNIIELGR